TCCTTGGTGTTTTGTTGTTACCATGGaattctattttttcttgtttTGTGCAGGCTTCTTTTAAGTGGATATAGGCTGTATGGTGCATAAATATTTGTCTGTTTTTGAGTTGCTTTTAGATATACGAGCATTTTGCTGTATTATTCTTTTTTCTTGGTCAAGCTGCAACCAAATATTTATTCCGTTCGGATACATATGAGACAAAATGTGATAGGACAATCAATGGATGTTAGATTCTGTACAAACGTTAGTCACAGAAGCAGAGCACATCACATCACAAGAAAGCTTAAACTGAGCCTTAGAAGGCGTAGGGTACTTTTAAGGATTTAATACAAAACTAATTCCGTGATGGTAGCAAGGGTTTGAGCGCAGTTTACTAGAAGATATACCAAAAAACATACTTCAGATGATAAAAAATTCTACTCAAATGGCAAAAGGAAATTATACTCAAATGGCAGTGTGGAAAATTTGATTGAATGATTTTTGGCATCACTACAAAAATTTGATTGAATGATTTTTGGCATCACTACATACAAGTCACTCTCGGATCTTTGTGCAAAATCTGATTTCATTGAATGATTTTCGGCATCAGTACGTATAAGTCACTGTCTGGTCTTTGCAGTCGAACGTGGATACATGTTTTTTCAGTGGTACATGGATATATGTTGTATACAAGACCGACCACATGAAAATAGTGTGGCTCTGCTTATTTTGGAAATATTTCCATCTTATTTTCCATCAGCATGTCATTGTAAAAATAGCATGGCCATATCCTTTTTAAAAATAAGAAAGGCAGGAGCATCGCAAACCAAAAATCTGTCGATACCGCAGTATTTGTACTTCTCAAAAGTTCCAAAAGGGGAATTTCATGCGATGCCGCCATTTCAACTGCAGGTGTACGGTGGAGTGACCATGAACAACACGCTCTGCCTGGCAGTGTTCTTGGCTCTGGTCTACGTCAGGGGCTTAACCTGGGACTTCTcgtcggaggtgctcgtcatcttcCTCGTGTGCATCATAATGGGCCTCTTCACCAGCTTCCGGACCAAGTTCCCGCTGTGGACGTGCTTCGTCGCATTCCTTCTGTACCCACTGTCGCTGGTCTTGGTTTACATCCTCGACTACAAGTTTGGCTGGTCGTAGACCTGAACCTGAACTGAATGGTGATTAGTTGATAGGTCTGATATACGGCATGGCTCACTTCTCTTACTGTTTGTAAACCTCAGTCTGGTACGTGTTTCCGGTTGGATGCAGACTATGGCTTTGACATATTGCATACTTGGGGCCGTCACTAATAAGTGAAGATGAACTCTGTGATCATGATATCGCGTGTGTTGCTGCAGGAATTGGTTGCAGTATAGTTCATCGAGATTTGTCATACGAAACATGAATCTATTGTATAGTTGTTAAACATCAGTTGACAAACTAACATAAGTACATAACTGAATGAGAAGTCTTTATCCATGCGTGGTTGCATATTGAAGTGGGTTTTTTCATACATGGCTGTATATTTTGAGGTGGTATGTTTATCTATTTATGTTTTGAGTTGTTATGTTTCTTTTTACCGATTTTGTTGATATAATAATAGTGCTTAGGTCCAGGTCGGTGCGAGGCTTGCAACTTTCTTTGAAGCTCGGCTGACATATCCTCAATACTGTGGTCGATTGTTTGGCAATGTTGTGGCCAGGTCGTTCGCATATGCCCCTTGTGGGGTTTGTATCTAGGTTTTCACCTGGTTTTCCTCCAATTAACctagcaattctcttcttcttaatcgacgaaaatggcaaatcttttgcctcatttcaaaaaaaaagaaagTTGCTTAGGTCTCGCTCGTCACCAAGACAATTTCGGTAAAATACAACTCAACATGTGCACCAGCAGCACTATTATTCCATCAGCCATCCCCCACTAAACTAAATCTACCAACCAAAATTTGCCCAGTCTGAACTCGTCGTTGTTGGACAAATCGAATAAACCATCAGAAGACCTTGATAGTTTTCCAGAAGCTCTTCCATTTCTTGGTTTTCAGGTTACCAACTGGTGCCTGAAAAAAACAACAGTTGGTTAAGACTGAGAACGGATGTAAGAGCAAAGTAAAAAATACAATATTGACAAACAAGGCCATTAACTTGGCAAAAAGAAGGTGACCTGTCGATGAGACAATGCAGCATCAGCGTAGCTTAAAAATTGAAATGGGACTAGATTTTGGACTTTAGAATTTGGAGGCTTATAAGTGCATTCATCATCTAAAGCATGACGAGCGTCAGCATCATCATTAGGTTCGGTCTCGGTTAGTTCGGCTCCGTATTTCGGTCATCGGTTTATACACCCACCCCTAATCATCATCATTGACTACATACTCAAGGTTCCTGCATTTCAACTCTTCAAGCATGGAGGTAGGCTTTTCTCTATTTGAATTTTCAGGGTCAACTTCCCACTCACAGGAGCCGTCCTTGTATCACCAATTTTGATGATAAAAATAAGTTTATCCATTGTCTTTGCATTTAATCGTTTTACTTTCCACATGATGAATACATGATCCAATTCCGCTTTATAGATGAGCTACAAATGGGTTGCGGAAGAATTTTCTTTCCCATCTTAGCTAATTCTGGACTTTGTGCCCCATACCATTCAACTCGACATGTTGCAGCATTATAGGCGTAGTGGAGATGCCAAagaaaaatatactccctctgtccaaaaatacttgtcggagaaatgcataaaaatgaatgtatttagaactaaaatacatctagatacattcattcctctgacgagtatttccggacggagggagtatttttttgtcATTAGTCTTTCATTGGCACAGTGGAAATAAGGTATCAATTTGTATTTGTACATTTCATTATGTGAAACAAATCCAATGAAAGGCAAAGACAGCACGAAACTTTTTATTCAAATCCGCAACATAGTGATGCAAATTTGGAATCTTTAGGGTACCCTCCGACCCTATTTAATATAATTCAACCGAACTAAAATTTCAAAAGTAATGTGAattctgaaaacttagttcatttagTTGAACTAAGGAGGGTCGGAGGATACCAAATTTGCATCCCTACCGCAACGTGTATCAAGATTCTCTGAAGTTACAAGGAAGGTCTCTTTTATAAGTAGCAAACTGAGACTGAAAACTAAAATGGAGCACAACCAAACAAGGATTGCAACCAGGAGATGCAATGCAAGGAACCTGGAGTGGAGGATGAACGCAATGATGATCATACGGACAGAGATCAGGTGACTTGCCCATGGCAAGTCCTGATCATACTTGTCCTGCTTTCAATAATGaataagagatagaagatacaacaATAGCTGCAGGCTCTTCATAAACACAAATGTTTCATGGGCTGGAAAAGCAAAGCAAAAAGGTACCTATACTGAAGTATTAAATTTTGAGACTAAACAATGACACATAAGCTCATGGGCTTGTTGTTTATCAGTCCATTCGTTGTTCCATTAAGCAAATTTTGCAACCAGCACCAATTTAGCTTAGTATTTTGCTGGTATGGTCACTCTCTTTATGCCAAACCAAAATGATTGGGTTCACGAATCAACATCCAAGATCACAAAGCGATATAATTGGGTTCACGAGTCAAATAATATGTTCGTGAATCAGAGTCGGCGGACCAAAATCACTAGGTTCACGAACCAAACATGTATACCCCCAGCAAAATGGGAAGTGTCTAATAAAAAAGGAGCAAATTCTGAATATGGTAACCATGATTTCAACAATTGCAAGTTTCTAAAAAAAACTAGAACCACTAACAGTGACAACAAattataatactccctctgttcacttttataaggcttTGTAGACGTTTCAGACAGTGTGCAAAACAGCACAATTTcacttgtctgaaacgacttataaaagtgaacggagggagtatgaataaATAAACTCATCTCTGCAGAGCAATTCCACATATAATATAGCATCAGGTCCAGATGCATTGCAGACAAGTCCATATCCAAATTTATCAATTAGCTGCGTAAACCTAAGGCCAAATTAATTCATACTATAAATCAAGCATGTTCACTGGAAAACTGGAGATGGCACTCCACGATCCATATCTACCTAGGTGCTGATCACATCCGTCACTCTGCTATTCATTAACTAGCGATGTTACACAAGATCACCCATAGCATACTGTTTAACATTAAAAACATGGGTCAAGGGGGTGACAAACCTTAAAATGTTATTCCAACACGACAATCCAGAAACATGCTCCCAGACTAAGCATGCACAGAGTCTCATTTTCCATTTTGTCTTTTCAGGTAGAAACTTCATTCGGCACCTTCTCAGCACAGTAAGATGCATAAGTCGCAGCAAGGCCTGGAATACTCTTCTCATAAGGATGCACATACTTGTCCAGAAACTTCTTCTCAGTCAGCGCGATAACAGAATAGAAGTCAAGCTCAGGATAAAGCAAATCCTTCGAGTTGAGAATATTTAGCAAGGAATGCCGTGGCAGCAACCGGCGCTCATAGCTATACATGACCAGCACTGGCCTTTGAGCAATATAGGGTATCTCCAGCCCAACATCCCTTGTCAAGAAATTCACAGCTGTCTGCATCCTTTCCTCGGACATAGTGAGGATACACGGCATCTTCCTCACAGCAgtcaacacatcatcctgtgaccaACCAAGCATTTCAAGCATCCCCATTTTCCTGTCAATTTTCTCCTGGCTCTGAATCACGAACGCCATGAGCGCGTAGCGAAACAATGAGGAATCCCGGGGCACGCCAAGCTTATCGATGTACAGCACGGCATTCTCGACGTACTCGGGGAGCCTAGTGAGCACCCGGGTAAGGTATGTATCTGAAAATTCTCGGACACTTATCCCGCATTGCTGGAGGATGGCCAGGTTGGGCTTGGCGACCTTCTCGAGGTCCGCTCCGAGGATGCCGCCGTTCACCTTGATGGCCCCGAGGAGCTTCTCGAAGGAGCCGAAGACCGGGAGCCAGAAAGCGAGGTTGGGGCCGAGGGAGGAGCTGCGGAAGGTGGTGCGGGCGAGCGGGATGAGGCGCG
This portion of the Triticum dicoccoides isolate Atlit2015 ecotype Zavitan chromosome 7A, WEW_v2.0, whole genome shotgun sequence genome encodes:
- the LOC119332088 gene encoding uncharacterized protein LOC119332088, coding for MLHLRKLFLSASHVRTPSLSPLSPLHRLLAATAPASPEPFAVEDYLVTTCGLSRPKARKASKKLAHLKSPSKIDAVLAFLAALGISPSTTAAIVAADPQFLCADVELNLSKRVAELTDLGIKRSQIARLIPLARTTFRSSSLGPNLAFWLPVFGSFEKLLGAIKVNGGILGADLEKVAKPNLAILQQCGISVREFSDTYLTRVLTRLPEYVENAVLYIDKLGVPRDSSLFRYALMAFVIQSQEKIDRKMGMLEMLGWSQDDVLTAVRKMPCILTMSEERMQTAVNFLTRDVGLEIPYIAQRPVLVMYSYERRLLPRHSLLNILNSKDLLYPELDFYSVIALTEKKFLDKYVHPYEKSIPGLAATYASYCAEKVPNEVST